The genomic region AGCTGAAATGGAGATAAGAATGGTTAAATTATGCGAGGCGCTGAGCACCAGGGGGATTGCTGTACTCTTTTGTCTGGTTGTGTTGGTTTATGTCGATCCGGTGCTTGCCTGTCCTGACTGCATTCACGATTCGATCATCAATGAGTCAGCACTCTATCGAGTCCGGAGTCTCTACTCCCAATGGGGGCTTGTGCTTTGTTTGATGATGACCGGAGGTCTGGTGTTTTATCGAGCAAGATATCATGGCTATTCTCGTGGCCAGTTATGTGTCTTGGCGGCGAATGGGTGCGTCCTCTCGGGGGTTGTCAGTGGGATTATCTATCTGATGATTTAGTCGCTGCAACTACTCAGATGGAGCCATCTTTGGCTATGCTTCATTTATTCATCACTTTCATGGCTTCATCTTATGGCGAAGAAACCAAAGCAGGGGGATCGATGGGCCTCCATGGCGGACAGAGAAAAAGTATCCCGAGCTTTGTTTGAGTGTGGTCAGTGGATGTCGGCTCAGGACGTTTCAGGCGCAATCGGGCTATCGCATAGAAAAGCAGAGCTGGCTCTCAAAGAAGTCTTCAACACAAACCTGGACTTCGAAAAAAAGATAAAGGATGGTGTTTTCTACTATCGAGTCACTCCCACCATAAAGTTATGGAAGCATGTCATGACAAGCCCCATTGTTGTTCCTTTGCAGGATGGTCAACTCAATTAAGGTGAGGTTGAGGGCCTGGGGGAGTTAGGAAGATCCAGGCCCTCAAAGGAGCGAGCCTTAGCATCGGTGCTCCCCATCTTTAATCTTAGTCAAAGAGAAACATCGCCCCGAAACCAATCGCAAGCAAAACCAAAATCCAGAGGATCGCGGCCAGTGGTCTTTGGGTTCGGGCGCTCGCATTCCTGTCCCAGCGGCGGGAGGTTCCATAGCGATAGCGTCTGAGGCGCTTTTTCTTGCTGGGACGTTTGGCTGATAACTTCACGGGGATTATTCCCTATCAACATCACTCCATTTAACTGTAGCAACTCAAAAGGGGCCCCTGATGAGGAGGCTCTCTTTTGCCAAGCGCAGCAGGATTTCATGAGGAGGTTTCAGAAAACAAAACAGCTTTCGAACTCATCTTAAATTAACCAATACAAGGGAAGGTTCATGAAAAGGGTCATTATTCTTGGGTTGCTGTCATTTGCCATGGTGGGATGCGGCACGATTGATAATCAAATTGCAACCACGCAATCCATTCAGAGCAAAACCGCCGATGCGATTGGCGTGACGCCGGGGGATATAAAAATCTTCAACCGCGAGGGGCGCATGGAGTCGGTTCACTATGAGGCGATGGCGCATGGGGCGCATTATCGCTGCTACTACAGCACTGCCGTTTTGTTTGGCTCGGATGCGCTCTGCACCAAGATGGATGATGGAAAAGGCAAACACGCCTCCCATAAGTCCAAATCCTGCAATGCTCTGTTGAGCGCAGCGGGACGCTGTTAAACCTGAATTATGCCCCTCATTCATGACTGAGTGAGGGGCTTTGCCCTGAGTATGAGGATGATGGGATGCGCTTTTTGACTCATTTGACTTCGCATCGATTTTTGACCGGATGGATGCTGTTTTTGTGCTGTTCCTCCCCTGCATTTGCTGAGACCGGATGCTTTCCTCCGACCTCCTGGCTCCAGCCAATACTAACGGTGGATCTGATTGTTCTTTTGGTTTTTGTGGCGATTTGGATGGTCTTTGCTCGTTTGAACGGAGGTCGTTTTCCCTGGCGCTATGCGGTGATGGTTTCGGTGGTCTGTGGCCTTTTCCTCTATATCCGATAGGAGATTCATGATGGAGATAGTTCAAGCGGCTGAGCGGCCCTGTGATGAAGACTCGATTTTATCGACAGTGGATTCCTTCGGTTATACCCACACGCAAACGACGTTACACCGATTTGCCGGGGAGTATGTCCGGCGGGTCCGTGCTTATGCAGGCGATCGCCCGGTCACCGCGAGCATGACGGCCTATCGGGTTGAGGGGGTGAGCTGTTTGATTTTGGGATATGCACCGATGCGCTGGAGTTGTTGCTGGATCTTCGTATTGGTGAGCGAGAGGACGGCTTTGAGGTCAGTGAATGGAACCGGGTAGGGGATAGATTGGAGGGAGTGATGGTTTGGCTGCCGGATATGACAGAAGCCATTCATCTCATTGGGATCATTCAGGCATCCCTGGGGTCCCAGATTGAGCGAGTCGACTTTGGCTTTCAGGAGCGGGAGCTGAATCCTGAGCTTCAGATACCGGGGCCGGTTCGGGATCCCTTTCAGGGCAAACCGATGCGCTTGTGGTCTAAGGAGGCCAAATGAGTCGTCAGATCGCTTTGATTCTTATCGGAACTCTTGTCGCTCTGGCCGTGCTCGGCGTTGGCTGGAGTTATCTGGCCGGGGTGATGTACTACTGGAAGCTTCATGCGCCGGTCGAAACCGTCCGACCGTTCGATT from Dongshaea marina harbors:
- a CDS encoding type 2 periplasmic-binding domain-containing protein; translation: MKRVIILGLLSFAMVGCGTIDNQIATTQSIQSKTADAIGVTPGDIKIFNREGRMESVHYEAMAHGAHYRCYYSTAVLFGSDALCTKMDDGKGKHASHKSKSCNALLSAAGRC